The segment GAGTTCAATGCAGTGAAGAACACACCCATCTCACATAATGTTCAATGCAGTGAAGAACACAACCATCTAACATAATGTTCAGTGCAGTAATGTACACACCCATCTAACATAATGTTCAGTGCAGTAATGAACACAACCATCTAACATAATGTTCAGTGCAGTAATGAACACAACCATCTAACATAGAGTTCAATGCAGTGAAGAACACACCCAACTAACATAGAGTTCAATGCAGTGAAGAACACACCCATCTAACATAATGTTCAATGCAGTGAAGAACACACCCAACTAACATAGAGTTCAATGCAGTGAAGAATACACCCAACTAACATAGAGTTCAATGCAGTAATGAACACACCCATCTAACATAATGTTCAATGCAGTGAAGAACACACCCAACTAACATAGAGTTCAATGCAGTGAAGAACACACCCATCTAACATAATGTTCAATGCAGTGAAGAACACACCCAACTAACAAAGTTCAATGCAGTGAAGAACACACCCAACTAACATAGAGTTCAATGCAGTAATGTACACACCCATCTAATATAATGTTCAATGCAGTGAAGAACACACCCAACTAACATAGAGTTCAATGCAGTGAAGAACACACCCATCTAACATAATGTTCAATGCAGTAATGTACACACCCATCTAACATAGAGTTCAATGCAGTGAAGAACACACCCATCTAACATAATGTTCAGTGCAGTAATGAACACACCCATCTAACATAGAGTTCAATGCAGTGAAGAACACACCCATCTAACATAATGTTCAATGCAGTAATGTACACACCCATCTAACATAGAGTTCAATGCAGTGAAGAACACACCCATCTAACATAATGTTCAGTGCAGTAATGAACACACCCATCTAACATAGAGTTCAATGCAGTGAAGAACACACCCATCTAACATAATGTTCAATGCAGTAATGTACACACCCATCTAACATAAAGTTCAATGCAGTGAAGAACACACCCAACTAACATAGAGTTCAATGCAGTAATGTACACACCCATCTAACATAAAGTTCAATGCAGTGAAGAACACACCCATCTAACATAATGTTCAATGCAGTGAAGAACACACTCAACTAACATAGAGTTCAATGCAGTGAAGAACACACCCAACAAACATAGAGTTCAATGCAGTGAAGAACACACCCATCTAACATAATGTTCAATGCAGTAATGTACACACCCATCTAACATAGAGTTCAATGCAGTGAAGAACACACCCATCTAACACAGAGTTCAATGCAGTGAAGAACACACACATCTAACATAGAGTTTAATGCAGTGAAGAACACACCCATCTAATATAATGTTCAATTCAGTAATGTACACACCCATCTAACATAGAGTTCAATGCAGTGAAGAACACAACCATCTAATATAATGTTCAATGCAGAGAAGAACACACCCATCTAACATAATGTTCAATGCAGTAATGAACACACCCATCTAACATAGAGTTCAATGCAGTGAAGAACACAACCATCTAATATAATGTTCAATGCAGTGAAGAACACACCCATCTAACATAATGTTCATTGCAGTGAAGAACACACCCATCTAACATAGAGTTCAATGCAGTGAAGAACACACCCATCTAACATAATGTTCAATGCAGTAATGTACACACCCATCTAACATAGAGTTCAATGCAGTGAAGAACACAACCATCTAATATAATGTTCAATGCAGTGAAGAACACACCCATCTAACATAATGTTCAATGCAGTAATGAACACACCCATCTAACATAGAGTTCAATGCAGTGAAGAACAGACCCATCTAACATAGAGTTCAATGCAGAGAAGAACACAACCAACTAACATAATGTTCAATGCAGTGAAGAACACACCCATCTAACATAGAGTTCAATGCAGTAATGTACACACCCATCTAACATAGAGTTCAATGCAGTGAAGAACACACTCATCTAACATAGAGTTCAATGCAGTGAAGAACACACCCATCTAATATAATGTTCGATGCAGTGAAGAACACACCCATCTAACATAATGTTCAATGCAGTGAAGAACACACCCAACTAACATAGAGTTCAATGCAGTGAAGAACACACCCATCTAACAAAGTTTAATGCAGTAATGAACACACCCAACTAACATAGAGTTCAATGCAGTGAAGAACACAACCATCTAACATAATGTTCAATGCAGTAATGAACACACCCATCTAACACAGTGTTCAATGCAGTGAAGAACACACCCATCTAACATAGAGTTCAATGCAGTGAAGAACACACCCAACTAACATAATGTTCAATGCAGTAATGTACACATCCATCTAACATAGAGTTTGATGCAGTAATAACCAAAGAAAGGATTAATTAACATTGAAAACCACAACTGTTAATTCTTTGGTCAAAACATGGCTCTGCTAGACAGTGTTATTTTCACACTTATGTCCGTGGGTATTAATAAAATGTTTGATCTAAGATGGCAAATGTTGTATTTATATCAAAGAGAtttaacaatttcaaatgatttatatcaagataaatgtaagGATGAAAgtaaattcctatggtggattatttttgtttaataaacacTTCATGATGATAACAAGAATCACACCATCCATTAATAGACGTATATGAAATATGACTGTTATAAATTGAATACTTAAACATGGCACCAACATCACATGTAGTAACATGTACACTAAGTTTGATTATTCTCGCCTTATTAGTACTTTTTTGTTCTTTATAATTATCCACGAaagtatgacctttgaccttgagaaataaCATTTTGACCGTGAGAAATTACAAGCATCTTCCTATTGATAATGgggaactgttttaattatcataGCCTCATTAGTACTTTCTAATCCTTTCTACAAGGTGTTGATGAACAGACTGTGAGACAAACACTGCATCATACTATAATACAACCAATCTATGATGGTTGAATATGTGTATCTAGTTTGATTACCCTCGCTTTATTTAGTACTGTTATAAAATTACACATGTGAGTATGACCTAATAGGCTTTTTCCTTTTAACATTGGAaacatgtgtaccaagtttgatgcccCTTGTCTTATAAATACTGTTTTTATCTGACCCACAAGGTGTTGCCAGATGAACAGATAGACAAACACATACGTAATTCAACCCCTCTATGACAGGCATAAACAACAGTGTACACAGATATATATCACCTGTCATCTAGCAATACCAACATATACCAACAGACTGTGGCCCATAGGCCTTGTATCAGTATACAATTTTCCAATCTTAGTACATTTCCCGCAaaatctgttattttcataaaacacCACCACTTACCgacacaaacacaaaacaaagatTAATCTTCAACCAAATGAAAACACTTTCCCCCCAGATGATTTGTATAATAAACTCATAAAACATGCATGTTAATACGTTACCGTTTCCATTCAGTGGTGCTGCAGTGGGTCGCCCTGTTGGTCCTGTAGTAGAGGCAATAGTAGTGGTAGTGGTAGAAGTAGTGGTTTTTACTGCCAGAAAGGAAAAGATACGCATTCTTGATTGGCATGCAGATTACATAGGAGGCTTACTGGGGGAATCTAGCCAAATCAGTCAATGTGAACTTATTATGAAGATCAAAATAGAATATCCCATTTGTTCAAGAGTATACAGATTTGTCAATAAAAATATGATCAAAGACATTTTTCATACCACTCCCAAATCATTTATTTCCTTTTTTACTCCACGTTTCCAATAAGCCTCATTTTTTCATTCCCGTTTaagatacataaatatataaaatattgtgatattgaaaatttataagacTCTGTTAcatctatataatatatatggaTTTATGAAGACTCTGTTACAACTATATAATACATGACATTTTCATAATCCACTTATTTAGATAACTCTGGACTAAGAAAAGCACTGAACTGTTAATTTAGATTAGAGTATATTAATAAAGGAAGGAGTATCATATATCTTAagtactatatataccagtacatGTGTCCTTGAATTACAAACTACACACCAGTGtctgtaattcaaaatatctaTGTTACAATAGTCTATCCTTTGCTAAGATTGAATTTAGATGAGCACTTTCTGATTATACTGTTGAACAATATACATCATACATAATCAACAAATTTTAATCATGTTCAAATATGCTGACATGAAAAGGCATTTAATAAGAATCAGAGTCTGAATGGATAAGTATAAAAGTTAACCCCAGATCCCCAAGTTCCAGATTTCCAATATCACAACAGAACCAAGATACAAAAAAAGGAAGAAATCCATGCATAAAAATGAATGAGAaggagagaaagaaagagagttTCTTCTTAGaatgtacataaaatttaaGCATCATAGaccctacatgtataaaactcaGACACGATAAAATGCTTTCATATTTAAGGATATAAAGCATAATGTTGTAAGAGCTTTTTTCCAGGTCATTCCCCCTGACTTACATCTATTTCTTTTTTAAGacttaaaaatgcttttaagaaaaacaaattgcctccagaaaaaaaagaagtaaaaaacattatttttacattgatgacatactttcatttttatctacTAGTTTACGAACGTACACCTGTTTATTTCAGGCCTGAAGCTATCTGTGTGGAAGGTATGTTCACAGTTCATTAGTATTAACAGATTGCAATCAGTCTGGCAAGCTgtaatatctgtatatataacaaattcacataCAACTCTGGAGTATGGTGTAACAAGCACATTGCTCTGAACCTCTGACAGTTTATAGCGAGTGTCACCTTGAATTTCTGAAGGACAGGCAAAGATTTAGCACACAAATAAAACCATCCTCTAGTCCTGTATAGAACCCTCTCATCACCTGGCTCTACTTTTTGTCCATGAAATCTACCTGTACAGTGACCCAGCtcatttaattgtatacatgtcacagaaaatttttgttgacatTAAACAGCTGAGAAGAGCCCATAATCCAACAGCAGTGATAGGCATTGTGGGACTGATAAGCCTGCCTTAGCCTTACTCATAAATTTTAGTGTTTACAAGATTAATTGGGGACTGCAACATTACAAAACTATTTATCACAAgcaaaatataattatgaaattCTTACTATACTTTACAAACAATggtgtaaaaaaaatcttgatttacTTAGTACTATAAAGCTTTACTTCTAGTTGGGTGTGATGAAAAGATTTAGATTTGAAAACACTAATTTATTTTAGGCATTTGTTCCAGTTAATTATACAATTCAAAACTCAGGTCGAGACCCGGGCTAGTTAAAATCCAAAAGTAGGTTAACATGGATAAGCTTAGATTATATCACACGAAGATAACAAAACCAGTAATCTATTCCGTTGAAGCACCATTTTAAAAGAGTCAAACTGTTGTCCTGATTTAAATCTATTTGGGCCCAGTTTTTATGAAGTGAAATTTTTTAATGAGGTCCTGTGTAAATGTTGATAGTCTCTGTGCGAGGGTCTCTAGGTATCTTCACAAACCAAAACCAGACAATATAAGTCGTGCTTTCCACTTCCTTTGCTTCCTTGTGTTAATCGTGTTTACTGTGACGTAAAATAAATATCGTAAACACGAAGAGGGGCAAAATTACTGGTAAATCAAGGTCTCGTTTCCTTTTTTGAACAGATAAAATTTGCACTATCTAAAGAGATCTTGTGTGCCATCTTTTATATAAATTCCTTTTTAATACCCTAAAAGGCTATTATTTCCACAATGACTTGCAAAACATGATAATTCATACACAGTTTACCAGCTATTTCTGCACACAATGTATTATGTGGGGGTATGAATTCTGCTTGTGATTTACTTGCTTgctttaaataaataatgttggAAAGGGGTATCATATGATGAGCCAGAATATTCTCTTGTTCATGTACAATTCATGTATGCATTTTCTACTTGCATACATTTCATGAATGTTATACAAAATGGTCATGCATACATGTGTAGTCTATCTATTTGGCAAATACAAATGTTTGAGAGATCGTGCataaaaaatttaataataaaatagaaataatggGAGTCAGCAACGAAGGAagagtaatgaaaataaaaatccagATCCATGCAAATaaacaaagaaagaaaagagCATCAGATCAATACGACAGCACATGTAATATCAAACATTTTCAACATATTTTTagcaaatgaaaattaaatctaaaaaacaaattctgggaaattgtaagaaaaatatatcaaatatttcaaaacagtgAATACTTTACACACTTAATCCAACAATCTTTTACCTATTTGTAAACTGGTGTCTTTGGATGCATTAAATGACTTTCCATTGAATCCATTGAATGCTGTACACGTGTATGTCCCCGTTTCCGACTCCTGGAGATTGTTCAGAGTGAGGACACCATTAGTAGATGGTAGTTCTGTGGTATTCTCTCCCGGACTGGCCTGGAATGTCCACACATACTTGTTGGCGTTCTTGTCTACATGGATTCCTGGCCTTGGATTACCTTGAGCAacacaggtcaaggtcacagaagAACCAACAGCAAACTGCATGTCACCTGGATCTGGATTTCTTGTTATAGTGGGAACCCTAACCTTATCTAAAAGTAAACATTAAATCTGTACCAGTACtcttaaaataaatcaaaccgTACAGTTAAGAACAGTGTTCATATGATaatcattaaatatatataaccaGTTAACGAGATGATGCTGTTTGATTTAATCCGCTTTTGAGTTAATTGGATGCTGCACTAACAATGTAAGCAGTTCAAACAACATAATACATATAGTTTGGAGACATTGGAGTGTATGTGAATGTAAGGCTGTAAATGTTTTCCAATATTCTGTTTCTCAGGCCAGTACTTACTTGACTAGGGCAATAAATAATTATTCTTCCACTGAATTATACTATGCTGCCTAATGCAATATTGCACAGTAAAAAATTGAGCTGGCactgttttaaaaatcttctttggATGCCATATTGAAACTTTGAACAGAGAGAACTAATAGTGGGAAAACATGGAAATACAgcttaaatttttgaaattaaaagacaATAAAATCATCTGTTCAACACCTCATACTTTATAGTACATGGGCAGACCTGAAAACCATAAGATCTGTTTCACACGCCATTCAACTGTCTCAACACTTACAATAGACATCGACTCTTTGAGATTCTTGGTTAGGTTTGTTTTGGTCAGGCTGAGTTGTCAACAGCTCATTGTCTACGGAACACCGCCACACCGACTGGTCATCATCACTGGACATGTTGTGTTGGATGGAACTGGTCACGTTGTACACACACACCTTAGGCTGTACCTGTGGGTTTTCTGAAGACTCGCCCATAGACTGTGGTGCAACTATTCCGTTCCTGTAGCGCCACCACTTGATTTTTCCCGGTGGTTTCCCAACATTTGCAGTACAGGTGAACTTTACATTCATACCCTCCTCGATATTATCCGGAACAGGAACAGGAACTTCATAAGGCTTCTCTGCTGGAGCTACAACATCATTTTAATAAATATCAtcatgcatgaaaggtgaagataatgaacacctataagcaatacaaaataaagagttgggcaaacatggacccctggatttaccagaggtgggatcaggaggagtaagcatcccctgttgaccagtcacactcACCGTGTGTATGCATCTGTAAAGATATCATATTGTAACCATATCCCTCTCTggcagagttcttgaaaagtgtcAGTAATGTTGGATTATCCAATAAAAGTAGCAAATGTCTGACACAATTTTAAGTTATTCAATTGTCAGTCCTGATGGTCGAAAAAAGATCGGGATCGAAGTCCGTTTGTTACTGGGGAAAATGGCTGCCATGTGGCCCATATATTTTCAAACCGATGCTAAATCTGGTAAGGCATTGAAACGAAAACGTGAGGAATCTGTTGTGAGGAACTATGAGGAGAAAAGAAACCAATTGTATCTCCACCTAGCAATCTGGGAGACAATAGCTTTTGTTTGATGCAGTTTTACCTACTGCTAGGTGACACCATCTGCTCAAAGTCGCGAGACCAACTACACCCGGGCCAAAGAAGAGtagttaaaggacacatcgcatgtttttaaactttttaattttttcagcaaaattaattcatttcatgcctaaaactactttacatgtgttttaaaagaaacagtttgcgtagttttcgagtttgatagcgatgaaattcaaatcttgcgatatgcatattttcttcgatattttacgcgccattatctgtgacgtcatatgcgacctcgagcgagaagatttgaaaacagttgttagccatttcataaacagattagatttaattgacaaacaaacaattatcacattaacggcttgtaaataacactgcattgggttgttttgtgccgtttaagggtgtacttgctgtcagtagagatgatttggactgtgtttttttcaattttcgaaggaaggtatgagggacaagacgtgaatattttttgtcggcacaacgactttgccataaaaaaataccagtagaatttgtccctgtactttttcaaacaagctcttggacaaagacgtatataaactgcgagaaaatggttctatcgaagcttcgcactgttacatataggcctaccgcatatgcattccgttctgctctcaaattcaatacacactcgcaccaactgaccttcaccttgtaacaacatatagacagaactttgctagcagtgtctaccaactggtagttttaaaaacgaaatttaaagataaaagataatagaactttcaattataaataataaaatatgatatttcccaactttgaattgaattataatgctttcattttttttttaaggaacgcgtacgtgtttacaacaacagcacgccgcgctcccacttcctaacaacgtgtagataacaaaatataatgattaataaaattgcttgaataaaataatttaaaagtattgtgattttcacaataagtttgatcatttttattatatttttttccccgaaatgcacccgtgacagtaggcctagttgtcaatgctacataatcgtattataatttaggcctatctaacttctccaaaaataaattttataataattgcactgtttgttttagaaaagcaacaacgctaattacagttgtttacagaaatggcattaccaaatagtgtttagacagtgatcccatgtaaacattatttactcgcaaatttaggCAGATTTCATattcgctttcctcgctacatttgggtcgctatttgtatgcactggtggctaaaagatataagactcgggaaatttgtcaacatcgaaataaatgttatccatggtaaataaattaggcccctaaaacccgagtttttaaaaatatctaacactactattacaacaagttgatcgacgaaggtcgcatatgacgtcactgtaccacgtgactacctatctaattaactaggctttttgaaatcggggcttagatttaagtccgtattgtggcaaattatcgcaatacttcagtgaacgaactattacaattaatttctataagcataaggaagacaaaatgcatataattctgtatactttgaaaacacgagatgtacGTGTCCTTTAAACGATTGCAGATGAAGATGAGAAAGAAGTTGAAAGGAATACacaggatagagagaaaaatggaGGGTGAGAGAGAAGTGGAGGATGAGAGAGAAATAGAGCAAGAAAGTGACTCGGTGAAGTGAGGAAGATTCGGAGTGTGAGAAAGGGTATGAAAGGAGAATTCATGAACTTATACCTGAGATGGAGATTGGATACAATTACACATGTAGTTGattatcaataaaatttattttaaaatacctcaaaagcaatgcattttttttctggactgacaaaattttgtttgtgctgacactatttctaacagtgtcagaccaaatgtctgacacttcaaaaaaaatttcaagaactctgctCTGAAATGTGGAAATTGGCACAATgatctatacatatttacacacacacatagattgCTTTGTATATTTACCTTGAACTGTGAGAGATGTCCCTGCAGTAGGAACACTTTGACCATTGGTTGGACTGTAGAAAGTAACAGAACATCTGTAGCTGTCTTCATCGGCACACTCCACGTTTCTCACCCTCATCACAACATTAAACGTTGTGTTATCGTTAGACATCACATCG is part of the Ostrea edulis chromosome 2, xbOstEdul1.1, whole genome shotgun sequence genome and harbors:
- the LOC125678632 gene encoding advanced glycosylation end product-specific receptor-like isoform X1; the encoded protein is MELFHRISYILFLSTLYYQGGSAGTVVTGASLSATVGDSLDFNCTYTLQGDDVVYPGLISWEIKKDSATTGFESIATFTPPYSVGSNTFTSTESGLKFKNRSELLDVMSNDNTTFNVVMRVRNVECADEDSYRCSVTFYSPTNGQSVPTAGTSLTVQAPAEKPYEVPVPVPDNIEEGMNVKFTCTANVGKPPGKIKWWRYRNGIVAPQSMGESSENPQVQPKVCVYNVTSSIQHNMSSDDDQSVWRCSVDNELLTTQPDQNKPNQESQRVDVYYKVRVPTITRNPDPGDMQFAVGSSVTLTCVAQGNPRPGIHVDKNANKYVWTFQASPGENTTELPSTNGVLTLNNLQESETGTYTCTAFNGFNGKSFNASKDTSLQIVKTTTSTTTTTIASTTGPTGRPTAAPLNGNGVGLDGGALAGIIVAVVVIIVLVVVAVWCILKNRTSKDSIDEPPEKPVRNNQGLSFANRPDIVNNDKSSPFYPHEKKQYNTDLPYSDLTFDDKPRSRKPIQLYENNGMSSTPYSEVMMPSV
- the LOC125678632 gene encoding cell adhesion molecule 3-like isoform X2, which translates into the protein MELFHRISYILFLSTLYYQGGSAGTVVTGASLSATVGDSLDFNCTYTLQGDDVVYPGLISWEIKKDSATTGFESIATFTPPYSVGSNTFTSTESGLKFKNRSELLDVMSNDNTTFNVVMRVRNVECADEDSYRCSVTFYSPTNGQSVPTAGTSLTVQAPAEKPYEVPVPVPDNIEEGMNVKFTCTANVGKPPGKIKWWRYRNGIVAPQSMGESSENPQVQPKVCVYNVTSSIQHNMSSDDDQSVWRCSVDNELLTTQPDQNKPNQESQRVDVYYKVRVPTITRNPDPGDMQFAVGSSVTLTCVAQGNPRPGIHVDKNANKYVWTFQASPGENTTELPSTNGVLTLNNLQESETGTYTCTAFNGFNGKSFNASKDTSLQIGPTGRPTAAPLNGNGVGLDGGALAGIIVAVVVIIVLVVVAVWCILKNRTSKDSIDEPPEKPVRNNQGLSFANRPDIVNNDKSSPFYPHEKKQYNTDLPYSDLTFDDKPRSRKPIQLYENNGMSSTPYSEVMMPSV